Proteins encoded in a region of the Halothiobacillus diazotrophicus genome:
- the fliP gene encoding flagellar type III secretion system pore protein FliP (The bacterial flagellar biogenesis protein FliP forms a type III secretion system (T3SS)-type pore required for flagellar assembly.) — translation MTAPAFRQGCVPYRWGRLVLLLLIAVLFPAHLVEAATQPGLPGLPALTVTTGNQGTEYSLTLQILALMTVLTLLPSLLLMMTSFTRIIIVLALLRQALGTVQTPSNQIMLGLALFLTLFIMAPVFQKSYDDGIKPYMDQQISAQVAIQKAAAPLRTFMMNQTRQSDIALFQNIGHYPAFNSPDDVPYPVLMAAFVTSELKTAFQIGFLIFIPFLIIDLVVASVLMSMGMMMLSPMIVSLPFKIMLFVLVDGWTLLMGTLASSFYMGAPVGGG, via the coding sequence TTGACCGCGCCCGCGTTCCGCCAAGGATGCGTGCCGTATCGCTGGGGGCGGTTGGTCCTGCTCCTGCTGATCGCTGTGCTGTTTCCCGCCCATCTGGTCGAGGCGGCCACCCAGCCGGGATTGCCCGGTCTTCCGGCGTTGACCGTGACCACGGGCAACCAGGGCACCGAATACAGCCTCACCTTGCAGATCCTGGCGCTCATGACGGTGCTGACTCTGCTGCCGTCGTTGCTGTTGATGATGACCTCGTTCACCCGGATCATCATCGTGCTTGCGCTGCTCCGGCAGGCCCTGGGGACCGTGCAGACGCCATCCAACCAGATCATGCTCGGTCTGGCACTGTTTCTGACCCTGTTCATCATGGCGCCCGTATTCCAGAAATCGTATGACGACGGCATCAAGCCTTACATGGACCAGCAGATTTCCGCTCAGGTTGCGATCCAGAAGGCGGCAGCACCGCTGCGGACCTTCATGATGAACCAGACTCGGCAGAGCGATATTGCGCTGTTCCAGAACATCGGCCATTACCCTGCCTTCAATTCGCCGGACGACGTGCCCTACCCGGTATTGATGGCGGCCTTTGTCACCTCCGAACTGAAAACGGCCTTCCAGATCGGTTTTCTGATCTTCATTCCCTTTCTCATCATCGACCTCGTGGTCGCTTCCGTCCTGATGTCCATGGGTATGATGATGCTGTCGCCCATGATCGTGTCGTTGCCGTTCAAGATCATGCTGTTCGTGCTGGTCGACGGCTGGACCCTGTTGATGGGGACACTGGCCTCCAGTTTCTACATGGGCGCACCGGTGGGCGGAGGTTGA